A section of the Candidatus Limnocylindrales bacterium genome encodes:
- a CDS encoding sigma-54 dependent transcriptional regulator, with protein sequence MSFTILVIEDEKMLAKSIQKFLSGYGYETLTAEDGELGLKLVREMRPDLVFLDMRLPKIEGMELLKKIKELDPSIYVIIITAYGSIESAVEAMKLGAYDYIRKPVDLDELKLLADRVQEMVKLQQELSYYRDRASKRFGLRDIIGQCEKMQLVLKRIRQIAELDIAKGGEALTVLITGETGTGKELVARAIHYTSRRAQGPFIEVNCTAIPTNLLEVELFGYEKGAFTDAKTSKMGLFEAADQGTLFLDEIGDLDQSLQGKLLKAIEEKVVRRVGGLRDRQVDVRILAATNKDLDKALREGSFRRDLYYRLKVLTIDLPPLRERGEDILLLAQHFLRKFSARYNKSMKKLSERTLKVLTTYPWPGNVRELSHVLERAVLLVDSEEIQPEHLGLGSLSQVKNLTAQINLEEPVINFPPGGIILDQLERQIILQALKHTNWNRVQAARLLGLTRDTLRYRMEKFGITPPESGV encoded by the coding sequence ATGTCTTTTACCATATTGGTTATCGAAGATGAGAAAATGTTGGCTAAATCTATCCAGAAATTTTTATCTGGATACGGATATGAAACCCTGACCGCCGAGGACGGGGAGTTGGGGTTAAAACTCGTCCGGGAAATGAGGCCGGATCTCGTCTTTCTGGATATGCGTTTACCTAAAATCGAGGGTATGGAACTCTTAAAGAAAATTAAAGAGCTGGACCCTTCGATCTATGTCATCATAATAACGGCCTATGGATCTATAGAAAGTGCCGTTGAGGCCATGAAGCTGGGTGCCTACGATTATATCAGGAAACCTGTAGATCTCGACGAATTAAAGCTTTTAGCAGATCGAGTTCAGGAGATGGTCAAACTTCAACAGGAGCTCAGCTACTACCGGGACCGGGCATCCAAAAGATTTGGGTTAAGAGATATTATCGGTCAGTGTGAGAAGATGCAATTGGTTCTCAAGAGAATCAGGCAAATTGCCGAGTTGGATATAGCAAAAGGCGGTGAGGCTTTAACCGTGTTGATCACCGGAGAAACCGGAACCGGCAAGGAGTTAGTAGCCAGAGCCATTCACTATACCAGCCGTAGGGCTCAGGGACCTTTTATAGAAGTTAATTGTACAGCTATTCCAACCAACTTGCTGGAAGTAGAGTTATTCGGTTATGAAAAGGGAGCTTTTACAGATGCCAAAACATCTAAAATGGGTTTATTCGAGGCGGCTGATCAGGGAACTCTTTTCTTAGATGAAATTGGAGATTTAGATCAGAGTCTACAGGGTAAACTGTTGAAAGCCATAGAAGAAAAAGTGGTTCGGCGGGTAGGAGGATTGAGGGACCGACAGGTAGACGTAAGAATCCTGGCCGCTACCAATAAAGATCTGGATAAGGCTTTGAGGGAAGGATCTTTCCGAAGAGATCTTTACTATCGATTGAAGGTCTTAACCATCGACCTTCCTCCTTTGAGGGAACGGGGAGAGGATATCCTCCTGCTGGCCCAGCATTTTCTTAGAAAATTCAGCGCCCGATACAATAAATCCATGAAGAAACTCTCAGAACGGACCCTAAAAGTTCTAACCACCTATCCCTGGCCTGGTAACGTACGGGAGTTGAGTCATGTCTTGGAAAGAGCTGTCCTATTGGTGGATAGCGAGGAAATTCAACCGGAGCATCTGGGATTGGGCTCCTTGAGTCAGGTTAAAAATTTAACAGCACAGATAAACCTGGAAGAACCGGTTATAAACTTCCCGCCGGGAGGGATTATCTTGGATCAACTGGAACGGCAAATTATTCTGCAAGCCCTTAAGCATACCAACTGGAATCGGGTTCAGGCCGCCAGACTCTTGGGATTGACCCGAGATACCCTTCGATATCGGATGGAGAAATTTGGAATCACTCCTCCTGAATCCGGTGTGTGA
- a CDS encoding ATP-binding protein yields the protein MTFKKKLLLASLIMMLPLLFVGGLSIWTSQHIHSALQDLEPKYIQTLMLGEIEATVNRQLKEISDYLTEGDTDAREELIKFHQILAEKIEDLKKLTPPSGEARDIEDLEILYLQIDKETQEILSLYDRGEKEKAIELMEKVLEQTTLEAFENIIQKLIWVSKQASITALQTIKRIESDSWLVLIIGILCSLIFGIIAATFISINISRPIEELKKATEIFGEGHLEYEIPLWTRDEIGALISSFNKMAKKLKEFQEHLTQTNLDLQIKIKELELAQNQLIQSEKLASIGQMSATVAHGMRNPLANIRAVAQVSLRELNSNNGNLEENLRDIISQVDRLEKRISHLLDFTRPFPFNPFKENINILLGHLISTFQNQFAGRGVCLETDLQEDLPEIFLDPVQMEQILSEIISNALEAMPTGGNLFIRSRLVLSESSHPDPGEAYIQIEFQDTGEGIPEEALPRVFDPFFTTKVDGSGLGLAFARKVVERHGGQIHIESKYRHGTHVKILLPVKS from the coding sequence ATGACCTTTAAGAAAAAGCTTTTACTTGCTTCCCTGATCATGATGCTTCCTCTGCTTTTTGTGGGAGGGTTATCGATCTGGACCTCTCAACATATTCACTCGGCTCTTCAAGATTTAGAACCGAAATATATCCAGACGCTTATGTTGGGAGAGATAGAAGCCACCGTTAACCGGCAACTTAAAGAGATTTCCGATTACCTTACGGAAGGAGATACTGATGCCAGAGAGGAACTGATTAAATTCCATCAGATTTTAGCGGAAAAAATAGAGGACTTGAAAAAGCTCACCCCTCCATCCGGCGAAGCCCGTGATATTGAAGATCTGGAAATTCTTTACCTACAGATCGATAAAGAAACCCAGGAGATCCTCTCCCTTTACGACCGGGGTGAGAAGGAAAAAGCAATCGAATTGATGGAAAAAGTCCTGGAACAAACGACTTTAGAGGCATTTGAAAATATCATTCAGAAACTTATCTGGGTTTCTAAACAGGCTTCCATAACCGCTCTACAGACTATTAAACGCATCGAAAGTGACTCCTGGCTTGTTCTGATCATAGGAATCCTTTGTTCTTTGATTTTTGGGATTATTGCAGCAACCTTTATTTCTATTAACATTTCTCGACCCATCGAGGAGCTCAAAAAAGCTACAGAAATTTTTGGGGAAGGTCACCTGGAGTATGAAATTCCCTTGTGGACCCGGGATGAAATAGGAGCCTTGATCAGTTCCTTTAACAAAATGGCCAAAAAACTTAAAGAATTTCAGGAACACCTGACCCAAACCAACCTCGATTTACAGATTAAAATAAAAGAACTCGAACTGGCTCAAAATCAACTGATTCAGTCTGAAAAGCTGGCCTCCATTGGACAGATGTCGGCCACCGTAGCCCATGGGATGAGAAATCCGCTGGCCAATATCCGGGCGGTTGCACAGGTAAGTTTGCGGGAATTAAACTCAAATAACGGGAACCTGGAAGAAAACCTCAGGGATATTATCTCCCAGGTTGATCGACTGGAGAAGAGGATCAGCCACTTACTGGATTTTACCCGGCCGTTTCCTTTTAATCCCTTTAAAGAAAACATTAATATCCTTTTGGGCCATCTGATTTCTACCTTCCAAAACCAGTTCGCCGGGCGAGGAGTCTGTCTGGAAACGGATTTACAAGAGGATCTTCCGGAGATTTTCCTGGACCCTGTCCAGATGGAGCAGATTCTATCGGAGATTATTTCAAACGCCCTGGAGGCGATGCCCACCGGTGGCAACCTGTTCATCCGATCTCGACTCGTTTTATCGGAATCTTCCCATCCTGATCCTGGAGAGGCGTATATTCAGATTGAATTTCAGGATACAGGTGAGGGAATTCCAGAGGAAGCTTTACCCAGAGTCTTTGATCCTTTCTTTACGACAAAAGTCGACGGCAGTGGATTGGGTCTGGCTTTTGCACGGAAAGTAGTTGAAAGGCATGGGGGCCAAATCCACATAGAAAGTAAATACCGCCATGGAACCCATGTAAAGATCTTATTGCCGGTTAAATCTTAA